A single Epinephelus lanceolatus isolate andai-2023 chromosome 22, ASM4190304v1, whole genome shotgun sequence DNA region contains:
- the LOC144459738 gene encoding butyrophilin subfamily 2 member A1-like, translating into MAPFLLLLFPLCAAASDQHVTVLPGDDVTLRCEAGDVSILAVEWTRPDLEPPQYVLLYRHKHSDPTLQHPSFTGRVELVDRELKDGDVSLTLKNVTSRDSGRYECRVAAGGSRRTKRAIIKTDPITVIYLEVTDLKDGHSTPLHVGLAAVFGVVAVLLLL; encoded by the exons ATGGCTCCATTCCTGCTCCTGTTGTTCCCTCTGTGTGCAGCAGCTTCTG ACCAACATGTGACAGTGCTCCCTGGAGATGACGTCACTCTGAGATGTGAGGCTGGTGATGTCTCCATCTTAGCTGTAGAGTGGACCAGACCTGACCTGGAGCCACCACAGTACGTCCTCttatacagacacaaacactcagACCCAACCCTCCAGCATCCATCCTTTACAGGCAGGGTGGAGCTGGTGGACAGAGAGCTGAAGGACGGAGACGTGTCTTTAACTCTGAAGAATGTGACCAGCAGAGACTCTGGAAGATACGAGTGTCGAGTTGCAGCAGGTGGATCAAGACGTACAAAGAGAGCCATCATTAAGACTGATCCAATCACAGTCATCTACCTGGAGGTTACAG ATTTAAAGGATGGACACTCCACTCCTCTACACGTTGGACTGGCAGCAGTTTTTGGAGTTGTTGCAGTGCTTCTTTTACTGTAG